One region of Dysidea avara chromosome 1, odDysAvar1.4, whole genome shotgun sequence genomic DNA includes:
- the LOC136253364 gene encoding inter-alpha-trypsin inhibitor heavy chain H5-like, translating into MDPHFAIPLVNGLQLCYSLQGIPYFIFNLISDPLININAYFIPPKEGKKLQEYATFLGDIGVMIKSSKCSIAKCEQEIITKVKISAADRSVFVDGRNIAVKDKAVHVVTDMDVRDTTIEFGETFKKKRPYVVIELKQSGLAFKFQFTNEHLDLIVLDYSGISKHSHGIMGQFLRREVTIKDETLQLNDRSLKFKRRPTWDFLTSNKLCLHAISSHGYQAEGIIEGSYTDYIMDTLFSTNFKYRQFYLSV; encoded by the exons ATGGACCCACATTTTGCCATACCATTGGTGAATGGTCTTCAGTTATGCTATAGCTTACAAGGAATACCTTACTTTATATTCAATTTGATATCTGACCCACTGATCAATATTAATGCCTACTTCATTCCACCTAAAGAAGGAAAGAAACTACAAGAATATGCGACATTCCTGGGTGATATTGGTGTAATGATAAAATCCTCTAAGTGTTCCATAGCTAAATGTGAACAAGAAATTATTACTAAAGTGAAAATTTCTGCTGCTGACAGAAGTGTTTTTGTTGATGGGAGAAACATTGCTGTCAAAGACAAGGCTGTGCATGTTGTGACAGACATGGATGTTAGGGACACTACTATTGAGTTTGGAGAAACTTTTAAGAAGAAACGACCGTATGTTGTTATAGAGCTAAAGCAGTCTGGTTTGGCTTTTAAGTTTCAGTTCACAAATGAACATCTTGACCTCATCGTGTTAGACTATTCTGGAATAAGCAAACATTCTCATGGTATTATGG GTCAGTTTTTACGTAGAGAAGTGACAATCAAAGATGAAACTCTCCAATTAAATGACAGGAGCTTGAAGTTCAAACGAAGACCAACCTGGGACTTCCTGACCTCTAACAAGCTATGCTTACATGCCATATCATCACATGGTTATCAAGCTGAGGGGATCATTGAAGGATCCTACACTGACTACATTATGGATACTTTGTTCTCTACTAATTTTAAGTATAGGCAGTTTTATCTCAGTGTGTAG